The following are encoded together in the Nocardioides okcheonensis genome:
- a CDS encoding glycoside hydrolase family 10 protein, producing the protein MTSRTRRTRPASSLTAAAVLATGLCLAVPGAAPADPATRHHPGTGNGHGCTPSDATPKRQMRADWIASVVNIDWPSRPGLTPAQQQAELVALYDQAAARGLNAVVLQVRPTADTFWPSDLEPWSRYLTGTPGADPGWDPLAFAVREAHERGLELHAWFNPYRVAMDTDRSALDPSSPAAQHPDWVVEYGGKLYYDPGLPEVRELTTRVILEVVERYDVDGVHFDDYFYPYPVAGQDFPDDATFAAHGAGFPDTVEGRADWRRHNTDLLVEGLDEQIHAAKPWVLFGVSPFAVWRNAGTDPEGSATQAGAETYDDLYADTRRWVREEWLDYVAPQVYWNIGFAVADYAVLVPWWADQVRDTDVQLYVGQATYKVGVSPAQSPAWLEPEEMSRHLTFNRDVPEVDGDIYFSAKDVRANRLGHMDLVQADHYSRPALLPVTEDVPGRAPHGVRHLRVREGRDSVRLDWRGVRDAERYAVYAVPGRRASACDLADAEHLVAVVADGATSWTGERADATTTYVVTALDRAHRESRPASRTTTSHHHSPKGGR; encoded by the coding sequence ATGACCTCGCGCACGCGCCGCACCCGGCCTGCATCCTCGCTCACCGCCGCCGCCGTCCTCGCCACCGGGCTCTGCCTCGCCGTGCCGGGCGCCGCACCGGCGGACCCCGCCACCCGCCACCACCCGGGCACCGGGAACGGCCACGGGTGCACCCCCTCGGACGCCACGCCGAAGCGGCAGATGCGCGCCGACTGGATCGCCTCCGTGGTCAACATCGACTGGCCGTCGCGTCCCGGGCTCACCCCGGCCCAGCAGCAGGCCGAGCTCGTCGCGCTCTACGACCAGGCCGCCGCCCGGGGCCTCAACGCGGTCGTGCTGCAGGTGCGGCCCACCGCCGACACGTTCTGGCCGAGCGACCTCGAGCCGTGGTCGCGCTACCTCACCGGGACGCCCGGCGCCGACCCCGGCTGGGACCCGCTGGCCTTCGCGGTGCGCGAGGCGCACGAGCGCGGCCTCGAGCTGCACGCCTGGTTCAACCCCTACCGCGTCGCGATGGACACAGACCGCAGCGCGCTCGACCCGTCCAGCCCCGCCGCGCAGCACCCCGACTGGGTGGTCGAGTACGGCGGCAAGCTCTACTACGACCCCGGGCTGCCCGAGGTCCGCGAGCTCACCACGCGCGTGATCCTCGAGGTCGTCGAGCGCTACGACGTCGACGGCGTCCACTTCGACGACTACTTCTACCCCTACCCGGTCGCGGGCCAGGACTTCCCCGACGACGCGACCTTCGCCGCGCACGGTGCGGGCTTCCCCGACACCGTCGAGGGCCGCGCCGACTGGCGCCGCCACAACACCGACCTGCTCGTCGAGGGCCTCGACGAGCAGATCCACGCGGCGAAGCCGTGGGTGCTCTTCGGCGTCTCGCCGTTCGCGGTCTGGCGCAACGCCGGCACCGACCCCGAGGGCTCGGCCACCCAGGCGGGCGCCGAGACCTACGACGACCTCTACGCCGACACCCGCCGCTGGGTGCGCGAGGAGTGGCTCGACTACGTCGCGCCGCAGGTCTACTGGAACATCGGCTTCGCCGTCGCCGACTACGCCGTCCTCGTGCCGTGGTGGGCCGACCAGGTCCGCGACACCGACGTCCAGCTCTACGTCGGCCAGGCCACCTACAAGGTCGGCGTCAGCCCGGCCCAGTCGCCGGCGTGGCTCGAGCCCGAGGAGATGAGCCGCCACCTCACGTTCAACCGCGACGTCCCCGAGGTCGACGGCGACATCTACTTCTCCGCCAAGGACGTGCGCGCCAACCGGCTCGGCCACATGGACCTCGTCCAGGCCGACCACTACTCGCGCCCGGCCCTGCTGCCGGTCACCGAGGACGTCCCGGGCCGCGCGCCGCACGGCGTGCGCCACCTGCGGGTCCGCGAGGGCCGCGACTCCGTGCGCCTGGACTGGCGCGGGGTGCGTGACGCCGAGCGCTACGCCGTCTACGCCGTCCCCGGCCGCCGCGCCTCGGCGTGCGACCTCGCCGACGCCGAGCACCTCGTCGCGGTCGTCGCGGACGGTGCCACGTCGTGGACCGGGGAGCGCGCCGACGCCACCACGACCTACGTCGTCACCGCGCTCGACCGGGCCCACCGCGAGAGCCGCCCGGCCTCGCGCACCACCACCTCCCACCACCACTCCCCGAAGGGCGGGCGATGA
- a CDS encoding GntR family transcriptional regulator, producing the protein MTTLERADGSKQEQLRTAIDDRLRSLGPGDLLPAERVLAQELGVARMTLRRAIDTLVADGRLVRRPGSGTFVAGQEKVSQRLAVSSFSEDMRSRGLRPDSHTVSTRLAPAGTMLAAVLGVPAQTEVLRVRRLRLADDVPMALEDLHVPASVAPGLTGADLEGASFYDLLEQRYGTRVVSGTQSVEPALVPAEEAGLLGVTAGDPVFLFERTSRLADGRVAEFVRSTYRGDRYRIVVDIFPPSPADPVDTTRTKEGTA; encoded by the coding sequence ATGACCACCCTCGAGCGTGCCGACGGCTCCAAGCAGGAGCAGCTCCGCACCGCCATCGACGACCGGCTGCGCAGCCTCGGCCCGGGCGACCTGCTGCCCGCCGAACGGGTCCTCGCCCAGGAGCTCGGCGTGGCCCGGATGACCCTGCGCCGGGCGATCGACACCCTCGTCGCCGACGGGCGCCTCGTGCGGCGGCCCGGCTCGGGGACGTTCGTCGCCGGGCAGGAGAAGGTCTCGCAGCGGCTGGCGGTGTCGTCGTTCTCCGAGGACATGCGCTCGCGCGGGCTGCGACCCGACAGCCACACGGTGTCGACCCGGCTCGCGCCGGCCGGCACCATGCTCGCGGCCGTGCTCGGCGTCCCCGCGCAGACCGAGGTGCTGCGCGTGCGCCGCCTCCGCCTCGCCGACGACGTGCCGATGGCGCTGGAGGACCTCCACGTCCCGGCCAGCGTCGCGCCCGGCCTCACCGGCGCCGACCTCGAGGGCGCGTCGTTCTACGACCTGCTCGAGCAGCGCTACGGCACCCGCGTCGTCTCCGGCACCCAGAGCGTGGAGCCCGCGCTCGTGCCGGCCGAGGAGGCCGGGCTGCTCGGCGTCACCGCGGGCGACCCGGTCTTCCTCTTCGAGCGGACCTCGCGCCTGGCCGACGGCCGGGTCGCGGAGTTCGTCCGCTCCACCTACCGCGGCGACCGCTACCGGATCGTCGTCGACATCTTCCCCCCGTCGCCGGCGGACCCGGTCGACACCACTCGGACGAAAGAAGGAACGGCATGA
- a CDS encoding carbohydrate ABC transporter permease, which translates to MSTLTTTGAAPVTTGRPPKVRKRPATRLAEGLGFAVVLTFSIFPVLVMVSTAFDGRANDGSRALLPSDLSFANFSFVLGEGGFGRYLLNSLAVGLGTVLVSGLLALLAAVAVARFRFRLRTTVLVLVLVVQMVPLEALVIPLFIQVSSLGQLNSLIALMVVYVAFSLPFAIWMLRGFVAAVPPELEEAAYLDGASWPRMFWSVLFPLVGPGLVATSVFSFITAWNEFVFAITFLDDEDKFTVAAGLRQFFTQYGTDWGSVMAGSTLITVPVMIFFIVVQKRLSEGMVAGAVKG; encoded by the coding sequence ATGAGCACCCTCACCACGACCGGCGCCGCGCCGGTCACGACCGGGCGTCCGCCCAAGGTCCGCAAGCGCCCGGCGACCCGGCTCGCCGAGGGCCTCGGCTTCGCGGTGGTGCTGACCTTCAGCATCTTCCCGGTGCTGGTCATGGTCTCGACCGCCTTCGACGGCCGCGCCAACGACGGATCGCGGGCGCTGCTGCCGAGCGACCTGTCGTTCGCGAACTTCTCCTTCGTGCTCGGCGAGGGCGGCTTCGGGCGCTACCTGCTCAACTCGCTCGCCGTCGGGCTCGGCACCGTCCTGGTCAGCGGGCTGCTCGCCCTGCTCGCCGCGGTCGCGGTGGCGCGGTTCCGGTTCCGGCTGCGCACGACCGTGCTGGTGCTCGTCCTGGTCGTGCAGATGGTGCCGCTCGAGGCGCTGGTCATCCCGCTGTTCATCCAGGTCAGCTCGCTCGGCCAGCTCAACAGCCTGATCGCGCTGATGGTCGTCTACGTCGCCTTCTCGCTGCCCTTCGCGATCTGGATGCTGCGCGGCTTCGTCGCCGCCGTACCGCCGGAGCTCGAGGAGGCGGCCTACCTCGACGGCGCCTCGTGGCCACGGATGTTCTGGTCGGTGCTGTTCCCGCTGGTCGGGCCCGGCCTGGTCGCCACCAGCGTGTTCTCCTTCATCACCGCGTGGAACGAGTTCGTCTTCGCGATCACCTTCCTCGACGACGAGGACAAGTTCACCGTCGCCGCCGGCCTGCGCCAGTTCTTCACCCAGTACGGGACCGACTGGGGCTCCGTGATGGCCGGGTCCACCCTCATCACGGTGCCGGTGATGATCTTCTTCATCGTCGTCCAGAAGCGCCTCTCCGAGGGCATGGTCGCCGGGGCGGTGAAGGGATGA
- the murQ gene encoding N-acetylmuramic acid 6-phosphate etherase, producing MIVGVDLGKTGCRARSDGGVEATGLGAPGLAEHGGVEAALRAVRAVLDELPDRAAVQSVAVGAAGAEAAPAAARELCGALAEAFPGARTAVTSDSVAAHVGALGGRPGAVLALGTGVVALAVDAHGHRTQVDGWGPWLGDDGSGAWIGREGLRAVLLHAEGRGPGTALTAAATARFGELRRLPGTLAAAGSTARTTATFAPDVVAAAAAGDEVATDVLDRALACWVALGTSAVRAAGVPELALVGGLASAAHPTWPADVHLVGAAGDPAAGALLLAQLDDLPHEDAVVRSGPVRVVAPRTSSVDDVDVLATEQSRPDLADLDTYDAGRLVDVLLEAEATVPAALAAAAPALARAVDLARTAITSGGRLLYVGAGTPGRLAAVDAAECPPTFGVSPEQVVALTAGGEGAATQAIEGAEDDRGAAAADLDARGLTDRDLVVGITASGRTPYVLAALEHARAAGAATVAVVNNPHSPVAAAADVAVEVLTGPEVLGGSTRLKAGTAQKIVLNVVSTGAMVGAGHAYGAWMVDVAASNEKLRRRARRIVREATGADDDAALAALEASGWRTKTALVAVLAGVGADEADRLLEEGAGRARVAVELARTLARTSS from the coding sequence GTGATCGTCGGGGTCGACCTCGGGAAGACCGGCTGCCGCGCCCGCTCCGACGGAGGTGTCGAGGCGACCGGGCTCGGCGCCCCCGGGCTCGCGGAGCACGGCGGCGTCGAGGCCGCGCTGCGAGCGGTCCGCGCCGTGCTCGACGAGCTGCCGGACCGCGCCGCGGTGCAGTCGGTCGCCGTCGGCGCCGCCGGGGCGGAGGCCGCTCCCGCCGCGGCCCGGGAGCTCTGCGGCGCGCTCGCCGAGGCGTTCCCGGGCGCGCGGACCGCGGTCACGTCCGACTCGGTCGCCGCCCACGTCGGCGCGCTCGGCGGCCGGCCCGGCGCCGTCCTGGCCCTCGGCACCGGGGTCGTCGCGCTCGCCGTCGACGCCCACGGCCACCGCACGCAGGTCGACGGGTGGGGCCCGTGGCTCGGCGACGACGGCAGCGGAGCGTGGATCGGCCGCGAGGGCCTGCGCGCCGTCCTGCTCCACGCCGAGGGTCGCGGCCCGGGCACCGCGCTCACCGCTGCCGCCACCGCGCGCTTCGGCGAGCTGCGCCGACTGCCCGGCACCCTCGCCGCGGCGGGCAGCACCGCACGCACGACCGCGACCTTCGCCCCCGACGTCGTCGCGGCAGCGGCCGCGGGCGACGAGGTCGCCACCGACGTCCTCGACCGTGCCCTCGCGTGCTGGGTGGCGCTCGGCACCAGCGCCGTCCGGGCGGCCGGGGTGCCCGAGCTCGCGCTCGTCGGCGGCCTGGCATCGGCCGCGCACCCGACCTGGCCCGCCGACGTGCACCTCGTCGGCGCGGCGGGCGACCCGGCCGCGGGCGCGCTGCTGCTCGCCCAGCTCGACGACCTGCCGCACGAGGACGCCGTCGTGCGCTCCGGACCGGTCCGCGTCGTGGCCCCGAGGACCTCCTCGGTCGACGACGTCGACGTGCTCGCCACCGAGCAGAGCCGGCCCGACCTCGCGGACCTCGACACCTACGACGCCGGACGTCTCGTCGACGTGCTGCTCGAGGCAGAGGCCACCGTGCCCGCCGCGCTGGCGGCCGCCGCGCCCGCCCTCGCCCGGGCCGTCGACCTCGCGCGCACCGCGATCACCTCCGGGGGCCGCCTGCTCTACGTCGGCGCCGGCACCCCGGGCCGGCTCGCCGCCGTCGACGCCGCGGAGTGCCCGCCCACCTTCGGCGTCTCGCCCGAGCAGGTCGTCGCCCTCACCGCCGGCGGCGAGGGCGCCGCGACCCAGGCGATCGAGGGCGCCGAGGACGACCGCGGTGCCGCGGCCGCCGACCTCGACGCCCGCGGGCTGACCGACCGGGACCTGGTCGTCGGCATCACCGCCTCGGGGCGCACGCCGTACGTCCTCGCCGCGCTCGAGCACGCCCGTGCCGCCGGCGCGGCCACCGTCGCGGTGGTCAACAACCCGCACAGCCCGGTGGCCGCCGCGGCCGACGTGGCCGTCGAGGTGCTCACCGGCCCCGAGGTCCTCGGCGGCTCCACCCGCCTCAAGGCCGGCACCGCGCAGAAGATCGTGCTGAACGTCGTCTCCACCGGCGCGATGGTCGGCGCGGGCCACGCCTACGGCGCGTGGATGGTCGACGTCGCGGCGTCCAACGAGAAGCTCCGCCGCCGCGCACGGCGGATCGTGCGGGAGGCCACCGGCGCCGACGACGACGCCGCGCTGGCCGCCCTCGAGGCGTCCGGCTGGCGCACCAAGACCGCGCTCGTCGCCGTGCTGGCGGGCGTCGGCGCCGACGAGGCCGACCGGCTGCTGGAGGAGGGAGCGGGCCGGGCACGCGTCGCGGTCGAGCTCGCGCGGACGCTGGCCCGGACCTCGTCGTGA
- a CDS encoding carbohydrate ABC transporter permease: MTTQQVVHDDTAHRDPAPAAPTPPPRRHRGLTPGWLPWALLAPALVVVGGLLVYPLLWVFSLSVQDFGLRELREGGFHWTGFDNFAEILTNSTLWQTALPNTVVFAAVCVALTVVVGTLVALLLVRLGPWARGVLTTAIMAAWAMPAVSGTYVWVYVFDTSDGMVMRLLSSLGLADPATTNWFTDRLAFYAIATLNVVHHGFPFVAVTVLAGLLTVPKEVLESAAIDGAGAWRRFWHITYPIMKPIFAVVVVLSTIWDFKVFTQIYLMPGGSGTDRDLLNLGTWSYLEGISQNRFGYGAAVAVVLTLLLLAVTSVYLRTLFKQKEL; this comes from the coding sequence ATGACCACGCAGCAGGTCGTCCACGACGACACCGCGCACCGGGACCCCGCCCCGGCTGCGCCGACCCCGCCTCCCCGGCGCCACCGGGGGCTGACCCCCGGCTGGCTGCCGTGGGCGCTGCTGGCGCCCGCGCTGGTCGTCGTGGGCGGCCTGCTGGTCTACCCGCTCCTGTGGGTCTTCTCCCTGTCCGTCCAGGACTTCGGGCTCCGCGAGCTGCGCGAGGGCGGCTTCCACTGGACCGGGTTCGACAACTTCGCCGAGATCCTCACCAACTCGACGCTGTGGCAGACCGCGCTGCCCAACACCGTGGTCTTCGCCGCGGTGTGCGTGGCGCTCACGGTCGTCGTCGGGACGCTCGTCGCGCTGCTGCTGGTCCGCCTCGGGCCGTGGGCGCGGGGCGTGCTGACCACCGCGATCATGGCCGCCTGGGCGATGCCCGCGGTGAGCGGCACCTACGTCTGGGTCTACGTCTTCGACACCAGCGACGGCATGGTGATGCGGCTGCTGTCGTCGCTCGGCCTCGCCGACCCGGCCACCACCAACTGGTTCACCGACCGGCTCGCGTTCTACGCGATCGCGACGCTCAACGTCGTGCACCACGGGTTCCCGTTCGTCGCCGTCACCGTCCTCGCCGGGCTGCTCACGGTGCCGAAGGAGGTGCTGGAGTCGGCCGCCATCGACGGGGCCGGGGCCTGGCGCCGGTTCTGGCACATCACCTACCCGATCATGAAGCCGATCTTCGCCGTGGTCGTCGTCCTCTCGACGATCTGGGACTTCAAGGTCTTCACCCAGATCTACCTCATGCCCGGCGGCTCGGGCACCGACCGCGACCTGCTCAACCTCGGCACGTGGTCCTACCTCGAGGGCATCTCGCAGAACCGCTTCGGCTACGGCGCCGCGGTGGCCGTCGTCCTCACCCTGCTGCTGCTCGCCGTCACCAGCGTCTACCTGCGCACGCTCTTCAAGCAGAAGGAGCTCTGA
- a CDS encoding glycoside hydrolase family 3 protein, producing the protein MSVDPALRRLAAAVLLPGFDGTTAPPWLLDLLDDGLAGVCLFGQNVADPDQVRALTDRLHGVRPGVLVTSDEEGGTVTRLDVGEGSPWPGHAALGALDDLAVTEAVARGLGARARALGVDVVLGPVADVASEPDNPVIGERSFGADPALVARHAAAFVRGLHAGGAAACAKHFPGHGATRTDSHLTLPELDVDADTWRQRDLAPFAAAVEAGVDCVMTAHVVVRALDDQPSTTSSRVLGLLRDELGFDGVVMTDAIDMKALSARVGRAGGAVAALRAGVDLVCVGNPVFPERYDDEAAARELVDAIARDVPGARLEEAAARVAALRPPGSGDAGTDAPSDARALALGAGAAGRALTRRGDTVLAGDAPVLLAPSETAYAAGTRPSQLARQLANVVPVDDADDAR; encoded by the coding sequence ATGAGCGTCGACCCGGCCCTGCGCCGGCTGGCCGCCGCCGTCCTCCTGCCCGGCTTCGACGGCACCACCGCCCCGCCGTGGCTGCTCGACCTGCTCGACGACGGCCTCGCCGGGGTGTGCCTGTTCGGCCAGAACGTCGCGGACCCCGACCAGGTGCGGGCGCTCACCGACCGCCTGCACGGCGTACGCCCCGGCGTGCTGGTCACCTCCGACGAGGAGGGCGGCACCGTCACTCGCCTCGACGTGGGCGAGGGCTCGCCGTGGCCCGGCCACGCGGCCCTGGGCGCGCTCGACGACCTGGCCGTCACCGAGGCGGTGGCCCGCGGCCTCGGGGCGCGCGCCCGCGCCCTCGGCGTCGACGTCGTCCTCGGGCCGGTGGCCGACGTCGCCTCCGAGCCCGACAACCCGGTGATCGGGGAGCGCTCCTTCGGCGCCGACCCCGCTCTGGTCGCCCGCCACGCCGCCGCTTTCGTGCGCGGTCTGCACGCCGGGGGAGCGGCGGCGTGCGCCAAGCACTTCCCCGGCCACGGCGCCACCCGCACCGACTCCCACCTCACGCTGCCCGAGCTCGACGTCGACGCCGACACCTGGCGGCAACGGGACCTCGCGCCGTTCGCCGCCGCGGTCGAGGCCGGTGTCGACTGCGTGATGACCGCCCACGTCGTCGTCCGCGCGCTCGACGACCAGCCGTCGACCACGTCGTCGCGGGTGCTCGGCCTGCTGCGCGACGAGCTCGGCTTCGACGGCGTCGTGATGACCGACGCGATCGACATGAAGGCGCTCAGCGCACGCGTCGGGCGTGCCGGGGGAGCGGTCGCCGCGCTGCGGGCCGGCGTCGACCTGGTCTGCGTCGGCAACCCCGTCTTCCCCGAGCGCTACGACGACGAGGCCGCCGCCCGCGAGCTGGTCGACGCGATCGCCCGGGACGTCCCGGGCGCCCGGCTGGAGGAGGCCGCCGCCCGGGTGGCCGCGCTCCGCCCGCCCGGCTCCGGCGACGCCGGCACCGACGCCCCGTCCGACGCCCGGGCGCTCGCGCTGGGCGCCGGGGCGGCGGGACGCGCCCTCACCCGACGCGGCGACACCGTCCTGGCCGGCGACGCTCCCGTGCTGCTCGCCCCCAGCGAGACGGCGTACGCCGCCGGCACGCGGCCCTCGCAGCTCGCCCGGCAGCTGGCGAACGTCGTGCCGGTCGACGACGCCGACGACGCCCGCTGA
- a CDS encoding sugar ABC transporter substrate-binding protein, with protein sequence MRQRRASVALAALALLSAGCAGGTGGGDTTIDNAGGDVDGSGKTLDVWIMEGTNADATTYFDDLGKAFEEETGAELDVQMVPWADAHDKFVKAIAGGTTPDVAEVGTTWTPEFADAGALVDLTDAVSEAGLDGDLVAGLQEAGTVDGGLYGMPWYAGVRSVIYRTDVFEQAGVEPPTSWDELVEVGETLKKSNPDMITFPVPGDSEYGLYPWVWGNGGELAADEDGTWTSQIDSAEAQEGISFYTGLATEHGFSTPAATTWNEADLSDAFSRGDVAMMIAGSWTPAALVEANPDLEGKIGAFPIPGPDGGLSPSFLGGSHLGVFDTTDDADLAFALVRLMSTGEYGAEWGQQTGFFPGTNDLVAEVADSDDPVVAPFAEQFSEAGKSVPVTPLYGQVQGKKTVSAMLQSILSGDASVEEASSAAADEMDQIFQKGS encoded by the coding sequence ATGAGGCAACGACGAGCATCGGTGGCCCTGGCGGCCCTCGCCCTGCTGAGCGCGGGCTGCGCGGGCGGCACCGGCGGCGGTGACACCACGATCGACAACGCCGGTGGCGACGTCGACGGGAGCGGCAAGACGCTCGACGTGTGGATCATGGAGGGCACCAACGCCGACGCGACCACGTACTTCGACGACCTGGGCAAGGCGTTCGAGGAGGAGACCGGCGCCGAGCTGGACGTGCAGATGGTCCCGTGGGCCGACGCCCACGACAAGTTCGTCAAGGCGATCGCCGGCGGCACGACCCCCGACGTGGCCGAGGTCGGCACCACGTGGACCCCCGAGTTCGCCGACGCGGGCGCGCTGGTCGACCTCACCGACGCCGTCTCCGAGGCCGGCCTCGACGGCGACCTGGTCGCTGGGCTGCAGGAGGCCGGGACCGTCGACGGCGGGCTCTACGGCATGCCGTGGTACGCCGGCGTCCGCTCGGTGATCTACCGCACCGACGTCTTCGAGCAGGCCGGCGTCGAGCCGCCCACCTCGTGGGACGAGCTGGTCGAGGTGGGGGAGACGCTGAAGAAGAGCAATCCCGACATGATCACCTTCCCCGTGCCCGGCGACAGCGAGTACGGCCTGTACCCGTGGGTCTGGGGCAACGGCGGCGAGCTGGCGGCCGACGAGGACGGCACGTGGACCTCGCAGATCGACTCGGCCGAGGCGCAGGAGGGCATCTCCTTCTACACCGGCCTCGCCACCGAGCACGGGTTCTCGACCCCGGCCGCCACGACGTGGAACGAGGCCGACCTGTCCGACGCGTTCAGCCGCGGCGACGTCGCCATGATGATCGCCGGCAGCTGGACCCCGGCCGCGCTGGTCGAGGCCAACCCCGACCTCGAGGGCAAGATCGGCGCCTTCCCGATCCCCGGCCCCGACGGCGGCCTGTCGCCGTCGTTCCTCGGCGGCTCCCACCTCGGTGTCTTCGACACCACCGACGACGCCGACCTCGCCTTCGCGCTCGTGCGCCTGATGTCGACCGGCGAGTACGGCGCGGAGTGGGGCCAGCAGACCGGCTTCTTCCCCGGCACCAACGACCTCGTCGCCGAGGTCGCCGACTCCGACGACCCGGTGGTCGCGCCGTTCGCCGAGCAGTTCTCCGAGGCCGGCAAGTCCGTGCCGGTCACGCCGCTCTACGGCCAGGTGCAGGGCAAGAAGACCGTCTCGGCGATGCTGCAGAGCATCCTCTCCGGCGACGCGAGCGTCGAGGAGGCCAGCAGCGCCGCCGCGGACGAGATGGACCAGATCTTCCAGAAGGGCAGCTGA